Proteins encoded in a region of the Streptomyces sp. NBC_01298 genome:
- a CDS encoding class I SAM-dependent methyltransferase produces MTTARTTARSRARSFDSAAALYGQHRPGYPEAVYDTVEELAGRRFAGARVADVGAGTGIGTAPMRARGAEVVAVEPGDGMAAEFRRGRPGIPLVRGDGDRLPLAGAAFDFLTYAQAWHWTDPARSVPEARRVLKPGGALAIWWNDLDESAGWVAAQGERIHAFFGADGPVGAVAGGAGAVGGSAQALGFRTLPRGLDSGFATRTVPWSRRIPLEAHLANLASHSAFLLLGEAGTREFLGSERERLDPLFPDGTVEEPYVVSVSVAVL; encoded by the coding sequence ATGACGACAGCTCGGACGACTGCCCGCTCCCGGGCCCGGTCCTTCGACAGCGCCGCCGCCCTCTACGGGCAGCACCGGCCCGGCTATCCCGAGGCCGTGTACGACACCGTCGAGGAGCTGGCCGGGCGCCGGTTCGCCGGGGCCCGGGTCGCCGACGTGGGTGCGGGGACCGGGATCGGGACGGCGCCGATGCGCGCCCGGGGGGCCGAGGTGGTGGCGGTGGAGCCCGGGGACGGGATGGCGGCGGAGTTCCGGCGCGGCCGGCCGGGGATCCCCCTCGTGCGCGGGGACGGGGACCGGCTGCCGCTGGCCGGGGCCGCCTTCGACTTCCTGACGTACGCCCAGGCCTGGCACTGGACGGATCCGGCGCGGTCCGTGCCGGAGGCCCGCCGGGTGCTGAAGCCCGGCGGGGCGCTCGCGATCTGGTGGAACGACCTGGACGAGTCGGCCGGCTGGGTCGCGGCGCAGGGCGAGCGGATCCATGCCTTCTTCGGGGCCGACGGCCCGGTCGGCGCGGTCGCGGGCGGGGCCGGCGCGGTCGGGGGGAGCGCCCAGGCCCTGGGGTTCCGGACGCTTCCGCGCGGCCTCGACTCCGGTTTCGCCACGCGGACCGTCCCGTGGTCCCGGCGGATCCCGCTGGAGGCGCACCTGGCGAACCTGGCCAGCCATTCGGCGTTCCTGCTGCTGGGCGAGGCGGGGACGCGGGAGTTCCTGGGCTCCGAGCGGGAGCGGCTGGACCCGCTCTTTCCGGACGGGACGGTGGAAGAGCCCTACGTGGTGAGCGTCAGCGTGGCCGTCCTCTGA
- a CDS encoding response regulator transcription factor: protein MTIRVMVVDDQSLIRSGLVTLLANAPDIEVVAEAADGAEAVPLARTYRPDVVLMDLVMPKVDGMEATLQLLRLPDPPRVLVLTGYTADDLVLDALRAGAAGFLLKDLRPEELFAGIRTVAAGGSALAPGVMRVLLERADTRTEAPDHAEQLSTLSPGERDVLALVGEGRTNLQIAEALHLSPASVKTYVSRILTQLDLSNRTQAAILAYEAGLVRAA, encoded by the coding sequence ATGACGATCCGCGTGATGGTGGTCGACGACCAGAGCCTCATACGGTCGGGGCTGGTGACCCTGCTCGCGAACGCCCCGGACATCGAGGTGGTCGCGGAAGCCGCCGACGGGGCCGAGGCCGTACCGCTGGCCCGCACGTACCGGCCGGACGTCGTGCTGATGGACCTGGTCATGCCGAAGGTCGACGGCATGGAGGCCACCTTGCAGCTGCTGCGGCTGCCGGATCCGCCGCGCGTGCTCGTCCTCACCGGCTACACGGCGGACGATCTGGTCCTGGACGCGCTGCGGGCCGGAGCGGCCGGGTTCCTGCTGAAGGACCTGCGCCCCGAGGAGCTCTTCGCCGGGATCCGCACGGTCGCGGCGGGCGGCAGCGCCCTGGCGCCCGGGGTGATGCGGGTGCTGCTGGAACGGGCGGACACCCGCACCGAGGCCCCCGACCACGCGGAGCAGCTCTCCACCCTGTCCCCCGGCGAGCGCGACGTCCTCGCGCTGGTCGGCGAGGGCCGGACGAACCTGCAGATAGCCGAGGCCCTGCACCTGTCCCCGGCGAGCGTGAAGACGTACGTCTCGCGGATCCTGACGCAGCTCGACCTCTCGAACCGGACCCAGGCCGCGATCCTCGCCTACGAGGCGGGGCTGGTCCGCGCCGCGTGA
- a CDS encoding peptidoglycan DD-metalloendopeptidase family protein — MSFPSARTLAGLVVAGIAAPAAVGLVAQPASAASVGTWDKVAQCESTNDWSIDTGNGYYGGLQFSSSTWAEFGGRQYAPQADQATKAQQIAVAEKVLAAQGPGAWPACGKLAGLQRGGPAPEAPEAPAQGAGTSTADESAEAPAAPKAQGANNYTVVSGDTLGTIGSELGVSWESLYSENRSVIGSDPDMIFPGQRLAYGSSDSSDSAPAAPKSSSSSNSSDSSDSSDSSDSSDSAGSSDSSDSSDSGSSSSAEGVLPVSGGSISARYHQAGGWAAGYHTGIDFAVSTGTPVRAAAAGTVVSSGWQGAYGNAVVIKHDDGRYTLSAHLSSATASEGERVSAGERIGSSGNTGNSTGPHLHFEVRSSNSYGADVNPVTWLNGLGVSV; from the coding sequence ATGTCTTTCCCGTCTGCTCGTACCCTCGCCGGTCTCGTTGTCGCCGGTATCGCCGCACCCGCCGCCGTGGGTCTCGTGGCTCAGCCCGCGTCCGCCGCGTCGGTCGGCACGTGGGACAAGGTCGCCCAGTGCGAGTCCACCAACGACTGGAGCATCGACACCGGCAACGGCTACTACGGCGGCCTGCAGTTCTCCTCCAGCACGTGGGCGGAGTTCGGCGGCCGGCAGTACGCCCCCCAGGCCGACCAGGCCACCAAGGCACAGCAGATAGCCGTCGCCGAGAAGGTCCTGGCGGCCCAGGGCCCCGGCGCCTGGCCCGCCTGCGGCAAGCTCGCCGGCCTGCAGCGCGGCGGTCCGGCCCCCGAGGCGCCCGAAGCGCCCGCCCAGGGCGCCGGCACCTCGACCGCGGACGAGAGCGCCGAGGCCCCGGCCGCCCCGAAGGCCCAGGGCGCGAACAACTACACCGTGGTCAGCGGCGACACCCTCGGCACCATCGGTTCCGAACTCGGCGTCAGCTGGGAGTCCCTCTACTCCGAGAACCGCTCGGTGATCGGGTCCGACCCGGACATGATCTTCCCGGGCCAGCGCCTCGCGTACGGCTCCTCGGACTCCAGTGACAGCGCCCCGGCCGCCCCGAAGTCCTCCAGCTCGTCGAACTCGTCGGACTCCTCGGACTCCTCGGACTCCTCGGACTCCTCCGACTCCGCGGGCTCGTCCGATTCCTCGGACTCCTCCGACAGCGGCTCCAGCAGCAGCGCCGAGGGTGTTCTGCCCGTCTCGGGCGGCAGCATCTCCGCGCGTTACCACCAGGCGGGCGGCTGGGCCGCCGGCTACCACACCGGCATTGACTTCGCGGTGTCCACCGGCACCCCGGTCCGGGCGGCCGCCGCGGGTACCGTCGTCTCCTCCGGCTGGCAGGGCGCGTACGGCAACGCCGTCGTCATCAAGCACGACGACGGCCGCTACACCCTCTCCGCCCACCTCTCCTCGGCGACCGCCTCCGAAGGCGAGCGCGTCTCCGCCGGCGAGCGGATCGGCAGCTCCGGCAACACCGGCAACTCCACCGGCCCGCACCTCCACTTCGAGGTCCGCTCCAGCAACAGCTACGGCGCCGACGTCAACCCGGTCACCTGGCTGAACGGCCTCGGCGTCTCCGTGTAA
- a CDS encoding sensor histidine kinase, producing the protein MQAVPGRAGQLLERGLRTLTGESAGAPDPVRARRTDIWLALVCGLLTTLNLHDVHRFGFVTDYPTSLAVGWLAALALLWRRSHPWIPALAATAATLVSDDRGPLVFGAYALAAYGRAHRWGGILLMAVVYAATRDVILPLGYAGRDPASFVLGSILVPALYGETVRRNRHVMAALRERARQAHAAVDQAADLAVVQERTRLAQRTHDGLGHRLTALTMQAAALRLDAGADPRVREAAGAVEESARAAMAEVREVLDMLTDPAGSRAYTSPVDVGRFLGSLARNMRATGMEITHHTQTGLGSFPAADGRLLLRIAREGLTNAAKYAPGSAVRMNLYAEDGEVRLDVINTAPEGERIVLDSGGMGIPGLRHALAEVGGKLRAGPTQDGGHMLAATLPDRRVLA; encoded by the coding sequence ATGCAGGCCGTGCCCGGTCGCGCCGGACAGCTGCTGGAACGGGGTCTGCGGACCCTGACCGGGGAGAGCGCCGGGGCGCCGGACCCGGTGCGCGCCCGCCGCACCGACATCTGGCTCGCCCTGGTCTGCGGGCTGCTCACCACCCTCAACCTCCACGACGTCCACCGCTTCGGCTTCGTCACGGACTACCCCACGAGCCTCGCCGTCGGCTGGCTCGCGGCGCTCGCCCTGCTCTGGCGCCGCTCCCACCCCTGGATACCGGCCCTCGCGGCCACCGCCGCCACCCTCGTCTCCGACGACCGCGGCCCCCTCGTCTTCGGCGCCTACGCCCTGGCCGCGTACGGCCGCGCCCACCGCTGGGGCGGGATCCTGCTGATGGCCGTCGTCTACGCCGCCACCCGCGACGTGATCCTGCCCCTCGGGTACGCGGGGCGCGACCCCGCCTCCTTCGTCCTCGGCTCCATCCTCGTGCCCGCCCTGTACGGGGAGACCGTGCGCCGCAACCGGCACGTCATGGCCGCGCTGCGCGAGCGGGCCCGCCAGGCCCACGCCGCCGTGGACCAGGCGGCCGACCTCGCGGTCGTCCAGGAACGCACCCGTTTGGCCCAGCGCACCCACGACGGGCTCGGCCACCGCCTCACCGCCCTCACGATGCAGGCCGCCGCCCTGCGCCTGGACGCCGGGGCCGACCCCCGGGTCCGGGAGGCCGCCGGAGCCGTGGAGGAATCGGCGCGGGCCGCGATGGCCGAGGTCAGGGAGGTGCTGGACATGCTGACCGACCCCGCGGGCAGCCGCGCGTACACCTCCCCCGTGGACGTGGGCCGCTTCCTCGGCTCCCTGGCCCGGAACATGCGGGCCACCGGCATGGAGATCACCCACCACACCCAGACCGGGCTGGGGTCCTTCCCGGCGGCCGACGGGCGCCTCCTGCTGCGGATCGCCCGCGAGGGGCTCACCAACGCGGCGAAGTACGCCCCCGGCTCCGCCGTTCGGATGAATCTCTACGCCGAGGACGGGGAGGTTCGCCTCGATGTGATCAACACCGCACCGGAGGGGGAACGGATCGTCCTCGACTCCGGTGGGATGGGCATTCCGGGGCTCCGGCACGCCCTCGCGGAGGTGGGCGGGAAGCTGCGGGCCGGACCCACTCAGGACGGAGGTCACATGCTCGCGGCGACACTCCCCGACCGACGTGTGCTAGCTTAG
- a CDS encoding cold-shock protein, which produces MALGTVKWFNSEKGFGFIEQDGGGPDVFAHYSNIATQGFRELNEGQRVSFDVTQGQKGPQAENILPA; this is translated from the coding sequence ATGGCACTTGGCACCGTGAAGTGGTTCAACTCGGAAAAGGGCTTCGGCTTCATCGAGCAGGACGGTGGCGGCCCGGACGTCTTCGCCCACTACTCGAACATCGCCACCCAGGGCTTCCGTGAGCTCAACGAGGGCCAGCGCGTGTCCTTCGACGTCACCCAGGGCCAGAAGGGCCCCCAGGCGGAGAACATCCTCCCCGCCTAA
- a CDS encoding DEAD/DEAH box helicase has protein sequence MTSSSSARPSRRPTRGRGAAQGRPKAGAGRQKSAPVARPQEFTMPEPLTPALPPVDAFEDMDMPEALLKTLAAQGVTQPFPIQAATIPNSLVGRDLLGRGRTGSGKTLAFGLALLARTAGRRAQPKQPLALVLVPTRELAQQVTDAMAPYATAVNLRITTVVGGMSINRQSGALRRGAEVLVATPGRLKDLIDRGDADLSQVAITVLDEADQMTDMGFMPQVTSLLKQVQSGGQTMLFSATLDKNIDKLVKMFLTDPVAFSVDPSAGAVSTMEHHVLYVMDETDKKAVATRIAARDGRVIMFVDTKRGVDRMVKKLLADGVRASGLHGGRSQPQRNRTLDWFKTGEVTALVATNVAARGIHIDDLDLVVNVDPPTDHKDYLHRGGRTARAGESGSVVTLVLPDQKRDMTRLMSDAGISPHTAQIKSSDEELARITGAKEPSGIPVVMEVPQATPPRQRSAGQAGGGSGSGARRRSGGPRTGAGTGAAPAAGGGRGRRTGGGAAGQAPAAGGGQARRGQGGQGGSTAGSGERGRRTGGAPAGGAAAASARSRVGGAGQGRRRSA, from the coding sequence ATGACCAGCTCCAGCTCCGCACGACCCAGCCGCCGCCCCACCCGGGGTCGAGGTGCGGCTCAGGGACGTCCGAAGGCTGGCGCGGGACGGCAGAAGTCCGCCCCCGTGGCCAGGCCCCAAGAATTCACCATGCCCGAACCGCTGACCCCGGCCCTGCCGCCGGTGGACGCGTTCGAGGACATGGACATGCCCGAGGCGCTGCTGAAGACCCTCGCCGCCCAGGGCGTCACCCAGCCGTTCCCGATCCAGGCCGCGACCATCCCGAACTCGCTGGTCGGCCGTGACCTGCTCGGCCGCGGCCGCACCGGCTCCGGCAAGACGCTGGCCTTCGGCCTGGCCCTGCTGGCCCGCACCGCCGGCCGCCGCGCCCAGCCCAAGCAGCCGCTCGCGCTGGTCCTCGTACCGACCCGTGAGCTCGCGCAGCAGGTGACCGACGCCATGGCCCCGTACGCCACGGCCGTCAACCTGCGGATCACGACCGTCGTCGGCGGCATGTCGATCAACCGGCAGTCCGGCGCCCTGCGCCGCGGCGCCGAGGTGCTCGTCGCCACCCCCGGCCGTCTGAAGGACCTCATCGACCGCGGTGACGCCGACCTCTCCCAGGTCGCCATCACCGTCCTCGACGAGGCCGACCAGATGACCGACATGGGCTTCATGCCGCAGGTCACCTCGCTGCTCAAGCAGGTCCAGTCCGGCGGCCAGACCATGCTGTTCTCGGCGACCCTCGACAAGAACATCGACAAGCTCGTCAAGATGTTCCTCACCGACCCGGTCGCCTTCTCCGTCGACCCGTCCGCCGGTGCGGTCAGCACGATGGAGCACCACGTCCTGTACGTCATGGACGAGACCGACAAGAAGGCCGTGGCCACGCGCATAGCCGCTCGCGACGGCCGGGTGATCATGTTCGTCGACACCAAGCGCGGGGTCGACCGCATGGTCAAGAAGCTCCTCGCCGACGGCGTCCGCGCCTCCGGCCTGCACGGCGGCCGCTCGCAGCCGCAGCGCAACCGGACCCTCGACTGGTTCAAGACGGGCGAGGTCACCGCGCTGGTCGCCACCAACGTGGCCGCGCGAGGCATCCACATCGACGACCTCGACCTCGTCGTCAACGTGGACCCGCCGACCGACCACAAGGACTACCTGCACCGCGGCGGCCGTACCGCCCGTGCCGGCGAGTCCGGCAGCGTCGTCACCCTGGTCCTGCCCGACCAGAAGCGCGACATGACCCGTCTGATGTCGGACGCCGGGATCTCCCCGCACACCGCGCAGATCAAGTCCTCCGACGAGGAGCTCGCGCGCATCACCGGCGCCAAGGAGCCCTCGGGCATCCCGGTCGTCATGGAGGTGCCGCAGGCCACCCCGCCGCGTCAGCGTTCCGCCGGCCAGGCCGGCGGGGGCTCGGGCTCCGGCGCGCGCCGCCGCTCGGGCGGACCGCGTACGGGCGCCGGCACCGGCGCGGCTCCGGCCGCCGGGGGCGGCCGCGGCCGTCGCACCGGTGGCGGCGCCGCCGGTCAGGCTCCGGCCGCGGGCGGCGGCCAGGCCCGCCGCGGCCAGGGCGGACAGGGCGGCTCCACGGCCGGCTCCGGCGAGCGCGGCCGGCGTACCGGCGGTGCCCCCGCCGGCGGCGCGGCCGCGGCTTCGGCCCGCAGCCGGGTGGGTGGCGCCGGCCAGGGCCGCCGCCGCTCCGCCTGA
- a CDS encoding tyrosine-protein phosphatase yields MSRARIRLATAVLASALAIGTLPAAAYAAPAGGSTASRHHWHTQAAETIRQIPLQGAVNVRDLGGYRTWTGGQVRQGLVYRADALGKLTPSDITAVGGLGLTKVLDFRIPMEVQYDGADKLPAGLASTARPVNDNGLYGLLLSAIGSGDPVKQEQMLGAGRGEAYMRDVYRAFVTSPENRAQFATTLREIADGNQGPLLYHCTSGKDRTGWMSYILLSALAVPKDAAERDYLASNTFRAAYDAQVRAGLKASGRMQNPDLLIPLQEVRQGYLDAATAQMEADYGSLYGYLTDGLGLDLRTLAKLQTKLVR; encoded by the coding sequence ATGAGCCGTGCCCGAATCCGCCTGGCGACCGCGGTGCTCGCTTCCGCCCTCGCCATCGGGACCCTGCCCGCCGCCGCGTACGCCGCGCCGGCGGGCGGTTCCACCGCCTCGCGTCACCACTGGCACACACAGGCGGCGGAAACGATCCGCCAGATCCCCCTCCAGGGCGCGGTCAACGTCCGCGACCTCGGCGGCTACCGCACCTGGACGGGAGGCCAGGTTCGTCAGGGACTGGTCTACCGCGCCGATGCGCTCGGCAAGCTGACCCCGTCGGACATCACAGCCGTCGGCGGTCTGGGCCTCACGAAGGTCCTCGATTTCCGCATTCCCATGGAGGTCCAGTACGACGGCGCCGACAAGCTGCCCGCCGGTCTGGCCTCCACCGCCCGCCCGGTCAACGACAACGGCCTGTACGGGCTGCTGCTGTCCGCGATAGGCAGCGGTGATCCCGTGAAGCAGGAGCAGATGCTCGGCGCGGGACGCGGCGAGGCGTACATGCGCGACGTCTACCGCGCCTTCGTGACCAGCCCCGAGAACCGGGCGCAGTTCGCGACCACCCTCCGCGAGATCGCCGACGGGAACCAGGGCCCGCTGCTGTACCACTGCACCTCGGGCAAGGACCGGACGGGCTGGATGAGCTACATCCTGCTGAGCGCGCTGGCCGTCCCGAAGGACGCGGCCGAGCGCGACTACCTGGCCTCGAACACCTTCCGCGCGGCGTACGACGCCCAGGTGCGGGCGGGCCTCAAGGCGTCCGGCCGGATGCAGAACCCCGATCTGCTGATCCCGCTCCAGGAGGTCCGCCAGGGCTACCTGGACGCGGCGACCGCGCAGATGGAGGCCGACTACGGCAGCCTCTACGGCTACCTCACCGACGGCCTCGGCCTGGACCTGCGGACCCTGGCGAAGCTCCAGACGAAGCTGGTCCGCTAG
- a CDS encoding NAD(P)H-dependent flavin oxidoreductase, whose translation METAFTKLVGVEHPIVQTGMGWVAGPRLVSGAANAGALGILASATMTMEQLRAAVHEVKSRTDAPFGVNLRADAGDAAERAQLIIDEGVRVASFALAPSRELIARLKDAGVVVIPSIGARRHAEKVAAWGADAVIVQGGEGGGHTGDVATTVLLPQVVDAVDIPVIAAGGFSDGRGLVAALGYGAAGIAMGTRFLLTSDSTVPDAVKAEYLKATVKDVTVTTAVDGLPHRMLRSELVASLERAGRAKALAKAVRHAAGFKKLSGLSWAEMVRDGLAMKHGKDLSWSQVLLAANTPMLLKASMVEGRTDLGVMASGQVAGVIEDLPSCAELVTRVMAEAYAVLERLNGLAPPQHLPLPPHPLGTLPPPG comes from the coding sequence ATGGAGACGGCATTCACCAAGCTGGTCGGGGTCGAGCATCCGATCGTGCAGACCGGCATGGGCTGGGTGGCCGGTCCGCGCCTGGTGTCGGGGGCGGCCAACGCGGGCGCGCTCGGCATCCTGGCCTCGGCGACCATGACGATGGAGCAGCTGCGGGCCGCGGTCCACGAGGTCAAGTCCCGTACGGACGCCCCGTTCGGAGTCAATCTGCGCGCGGACGCCGGGGACGCGGCCGAGCGGGCGCAGCTGATCATCGACGAGGGCGTCCGGGTGGCCTCCTTCGCGCTCGCCCCGTCCAGGGAGCTGATCGCGCGGCTCAAGGACGCGGGCGTGGTCGTGATCCCCTCCATCGGGGCCCGCCGGCACGCCGAGAAGGTCGCGGCGTGGGGCGCCGACGCGGTGATCGTGCAGGGCGGCGAGGGCGGCGGACACACCGGTGACGTGGCCACGACCGTGCTGCTGCCGCAGGTGGTCGACGCGGTGGACATACCGGTGATCGCGGCGGGCGGTTTCAGCGACGGCCGCGGTCTGGTGGCGGCGCTGGGCTACGGGGCCGCGGGCATCGCGATGGGCACCCGGTTCCTGCTGACCTCCGACTCGACGGTCCCGGACGCGGTGAAGGCCGAGTACCTGAAGGCGACCGTGAAGGACGTCACCGTCACCACGGCCGTGGACGGGCTCCCGCACCGGATGCTGCGCAGCGAGCTGGTCGCTTCCCTGGAGCGGGCCGGGCGGGCGAAGGCGCTGGCCAAGGCGGTGCGGCACGCGGCCGGATTCAAGAAGCTGTCGGGCCTGTCCTGGGCGGAGATGGTCCGGGACGGCCTCGCGATGAAACACGGCAAGGACCTGTCCTGGAGCCAGGTGCTGCTCGCCGCGAACACCCCCATGCTCCTCAAGGCGTCCATGGTCGAGGGCCGTACGGACCTCGGTGTCATGGCATCGGGCCAGGTCGCGGGCGTGATCGAGGATCTGCCGTCCTGTGCGGAGCTCGTCACCCGCGTCATGGCCGAGGCGTACGCCGTGCTGGAACGGCTGAACGGCCTCGCTCCCCCACAGCATCTCCCCCTCCCCCCGCATCCGCTCGGCACCCTGCCACCACCAGGGTGA
- a CDS encoding CoA-transferase subunit beta: MSTTTTVSRAEYCVIACAEAWRDNGEVLASPMGLVPSFGARLAKRTFSPDLLLTDGEAMLVGLDGSAEGWLPYRRHLTMVTGGRRHVMMGASQIDRFGNQNISCIGDWEQPARQLLGVRGAPVNTLNNPVSYWIPKHSTRVFVERVDMVSGVGYDRAEAAGVARFHRLPRVVSDLGVFDFGGPDHAMRLVSLHPGVTVEQVRAATGFELDLPGEVPYTREPTAEELRLIREVIDPKGLRDREVRL, from the coding sequence GTGAGCACGACGACCACGGTGTCCCGCGCCGAGTACTGCGTGATCGCCTGCGCCGAGGCCTGGCGGGACAACGGCGAGGTGCTGGCCAGCCCGATGGGCCTGGTGCCCTCCTTCGGGGCCCGGCTGGCGAAGCGGACCTTCTCCCCCGACCTGCTGCTGACCGACGGCGAGGCCATGCTGGTCGGGCTGGACGGCTCGGCCGAGGGCTGGCTCCCGTACCGCCGTCACCTGACGATGGTCACCGGCGGGCGCCGGCACGTGATGATGGGCGCCAGCCAGATCGACCGGTTCGGCAACCAGAACATCTCCTGCATCGGGGACTGGGAGCAGCCCGCCCGCCAGCTCCTCGGGGTGCGCGGCGCCCCGGTGAACACGCTGAACAATCCGGTGAGCTACTGGATCCCCAAGCACTCCACCCGGGTGTTCGTCGAGCGCGTCGACATGGTGAGCGGCGTGGGCTACGACCGCGCGGAGGCGGCCGGGGTGGCCCGGTTCCACCGGCTCCCCCGGGTGGTCAGCGATCTCGGCGTCTTCGACTTCGGCGGCCCGGACCACGCCATGCGGCTGGTCTCCCTGCATCCCGGGGTCACGGTGGAGCAGGTCCGGGCGGCGACCGGCTTCGAGCTGGACCTGCCCGGGGAGGTCCCGTACACGCGGGAGCCGACGGCGGAGGAGCTGCGGCTGATCCGCGAGGTCATCGACCCCAAGGGCCTGCGCGACCGCGAAGTGCGGCTCTGA
- a CDS encoding CoA transferase subunit A has translation MTDKSMTPEEAVGRLSSGMTIGIGGWGSRRKPMALVRALLRSEITDLTVISYGGPDVGLLAAAGRIRTLVTPFVTLDSIPLEPHYRAARESRAFALTELDEAMFMWGLHAAANRMPFLPVRAGLGSDVMRVNPELRTVTSPYADGEEFVAVPALRMDAALVHLNRADRLGNAQYLGPDPYFDDLFCEAADTAYVSCEQLVETAELAKSGPPQSLLVSRHSVTGVVETPNGAHFTSCAPDYDRDEAFQKLYATTPWPEFAERFLSGGSEHAYQSAVQAWHEEQK, from the coding sequence ATGACCGACAAGAGCATGACTCCCGAAGAGGCGGTCGGCCGCCTCAGCAGCGGAATGACCATCGGCATCGGCGGCTGGGGTTCGCGCCGCAAGCCCATGGCCCTGGTGCGGGCACTGCTCCGCTCCGAGATCACCGATCTCACCGTGATCTCGTACGGCGGTCCCGACGTCGGCCTGCTGGCCGCCGCCGGCCGGATCCGCACGCTGGTCACCCCCTTCGTCACCCTCGACTCCATCCCGCTGGAGCCGCACTACCGGGCCGCCCGCGAGAGCCGGGCCTTCGCCCTCACCGAGCTGGACGAGGCCATGTTCATGTGGGGCCTGCACGCGGCCGCCAACCGGATGCCCTTCCTGCCCGTCCGCGCCGGCCTCGGCTCCGACGTCATGCGCGTCAACCCCGAGCTGCGCACCGTCACCTCCCCGTACGCCGACGGGGAGGAGTTCGTCGCCGTTCCCGCCCTGCGCATGGACGCGGCCCTGGTCCACCTCAACCGGGCCGACCGGCTCGGCAACGCCCAGTACCTGGGCCCCGACCCGTACTTCGACGACCTCTTCTGCGAGGCCGCCGACACCGCCTACGTCTCCTGCGAGCAGCTCGTCGAGACCGCGGAGCTCGCCAAGTCCGGCCCCCCGCAGTCGCTCCTGGTCAGCCGCCACTCGGTCACCGGGGTCGTGGAGACCCCGAACGGCGCGCACTTCACCTCCTGCGCCCCCGACTACGACCGCGACGAGGCCTTCCAGAAGCTGTACGCGACCACCCCCTGGCCCGAGTTCGCCGAGCGCTTCCTCTCCGGCGGCAGCGAGCACGCCTACCAGTCCGCCGTCCAGGCCTGGCACGAGGAGCAGAAGTGA
- a CDS encoding enoyl-CoA hydratase family protein — protein sequence MGVSTSSPDKGIALVTVDFPPVNALPVRGWYDLADALRAAGRDPEVRCVVLAAEGRGFNAGVDIKEMQRDTGHASLIGANRGCYEAFAAVYECEVPVVAAVNGFCLGGGIGLVGNADAIVASEDATFGLPELDRGALGAATHLARLVPQHMMRTLYYTSRTATAAELHAHGSVWKVVPRGELRAAALELAAEIAKKDGYLIRLAKAAINGIDPVDVRRSYRFEQGFTFEANLSGVADRVRDTFGGDGPTGTTETGGAKAESA from the coding sequence ATGGGTGTCTCCACCTCAAGCCCCGACAAGGGCATCGCACTCGTCACAGTCGACTTCCCGCCCGTCAACGCACTGCCCGTGCGGGGCTGGTACGACCTCGCCGACGCCCTGCGCGCGGCCGGCCGCGACCCGGAGGTCCGGTGCGTGGTGCTGGCCGCCGAGGGCCGCGGCTTCAACGCCGGCGTCGACATCAAGGAGATGCAGCGCGACACCGGCCACGCCTCGCTGATCGGCGCCAACCGTGGCTGCTACGAGGCCTTCGCCGCCGTCTACGAGTGCGAGGTCCCGGTCGTGGCGGCCGTGAACGGCTTCTGCCTCGGCGGCGGGATCGGCCTGGTCGGCAACGCCGACGCCATCGTCGCCTCCGAGGACGCGACCTTCGGACTGCCGGAACTGGACCGGGGCGCCCTCGGGGCCGCCACCCACCTGGCCCGGCTCGTCCCGCAGCACATGATGCGCACCCTCTACTACACCTCGCGCACCGCCACCGCCGCCGAACTGCACGCGCACGGCTCGGTGTGGAAGGTGGTCCCCCGGGGCGAACTGCGGGCGGCCGCCCTGGAGCTGGCCGCCGAGATCGCGAAGAAGGACGGCTACCTCATCCGGCTCGCCAAGGCGGCCATCAACGGAATCGACCCCGTGGACGTGCGGCGCAGCTACCGCTTCGAGCAGGGCTTCACCTTCGAGGCCAACCTCAGCGGCGTGGCCGACCGGGTCCGCGACACCTTCGGCGGCGACGGACCCACCGGAACCACAGAGACCGGCGGAGCAAAGGCGGAATCGGCATGA